The window AGCTTTCGGCTTCATACTCCTCCCAGAGCCTCACGTAGTCGAGGTCTTCCCTCCCGGCCTTTCTGAGGACCTCCCTCATGATGTTCTGATGGGTAACGTTTTCGCCCTCCTTCGTTATGAGCGTGCCCACGAAATCGAAGAAGACCGCCCTGAGCATCACAACCACCGGAGGGGTTTGGGGGCGGACGTTAAAACCCTTGCCCGGCAGAACGACAAGTTCTGTTGTGAAACTTTCCAAAATTTGCTGTTTGAACAAGGAAATGTTTGAAAATTTTTAGCTCTCAGCAATTTTTACGGGGGGCCGAACTACAGGGCATCACCACCCCCGTTGGGTGTCTCCCATGTTGCACGTTAGGGTCATCGAATGGTTCCTGCTCTTCAGGAAAAAGTAAATCTGACCTAAACCTTAAAAGCCTCCCCGCGTAGTCTCCCCGGTGGTGTGAAATGGCCGAGATGAACGAGCAGCTTGAAAGGCTCGCTTACGAGTACCAGCTCCTTCAGGCCCAGGCGCAGCTCCTGGCCCAGAACCTTGAACTGCTCACACTGGGGAGGAACGAGTTCCAGGCGGTTAAGGAGACGCTGGAGGAACTCAAGAAGGTCGAAGAGGAGAAGCCGGAGATACTGGTGCCAATCGGGGCTGGCTCCTTCCTGAAGGCTCACATAGACGACAAGGAGAACGCGATAGTCAGCGTCGGCGCCGGCTACGCCATCGAGAAGAACCTCGATGACGCGATAGTGTATCTGGACGCGCGCATCAGGGAGTACGACGAGGCGATAGCCAAGACCCAGGAGGCTCTCAGAAAGCTGGAGGGGCAGCTGGGAGAGCTCGCCCAGAAGGTGCAGGAGCTTCAGCAGAGGCAGGCCATGAGCTTCAGCGTAAGGAAGTGATTGAGATTCTTTCTTCCTCCTTTTCAGGGTGGAAACCGAAACCCGGGGGATAATATTTTAAACTTTTCCGTCCATAGCTGTTTTTAAGATGCTAACAAGGATCAGAACGGCTTCAACTGCGCTGGTTTTAATCATAATTCTCGGAACGTTTGGATTAGCCGTGCCTGGGATTAACATCAGCGCTCAGGAGATTGGGGCTGGCTCAAACTACCTCGTGAGTCCTGTCCGTGAGGGAAGGTACGCCCTCTGGACCACTAACGGGAGATACAATCCGTATAACCCGCTGGGTGATGTGGTACATGTGGAGTTGATTCTTGGGGGGGATCTGCCAGAGGGCTCTGAAGTTACGGTTGTGCTGTATAATTCCTCCGGCCAGCGTATTTCTGATGGTA is drawn from Thermococcus celericrescens and contains these coding sequences:
- the pfdA gene encoding prefoldin subunit alpha, encoding MAEMNEQLERLAYEYQLLQAQAQLLAQNLELLTLGRNEFQAVKETLEELKKVEEEKPEILVPIGAGSFLKAHIDDKENAIVSVGAGYAIEKNLDDAIVYLDARIREYDEAIAKTQEALRKLEGQLGELAQKVQELQQRQAMSFSVRK